The following nucleotide sequence is from Trifolium pratense cultivar HEN17-A07 linkage group LG2, ARS_RC_1.1, whole genome shotgun sequence.
TACCAAGATTAATAATACTCATTGTAaactgtaccaaaaaaaataaaataatactcatTGTAAACGGATCCGGTTCCTCTGCCACGGTGCAGTGGTAGAGCAAAGTATCTTTTAACTATGGAACAGCATACCACCGCATGCAGTTGCACTTttgtaaacaaaatattttctacAAAATGCTGGATGTAGTCGAAGATCCAGTCTGCTGAGTATAAACAGATCTTGAGTCTTGACTCACACACACAGTAGTGTAGAACGGTTGTATCtatcaatatatataattataaatatgaaaagaCACACGTGTTTTTACAAAATATCAAATGTCGAAAGCAGCATACGGCCCCAACACTGAAGCATGAGTTTTCATAAATTAGTACAACATACTTTTCAAGTTCCAACTAATCTGAACGAGAGAAATAATGCAACTCGGTATTGCATGCACTATGAATGATAAAGAAGGTAGGTATACAATGATGCAGGGCAGATAATTTTCTCTCTGGTTTCAAGATAGAAATTACCGTTTTGATGAAGGCTCAGCATTCCAATCAAGCAACTTATAACTTCCAAATGTGTCCGGAAGTTGCATGCGATGTTCAGAGAGCCGGGATATCATACTCTGTAACATAAAAAATCACCATCACATTCAAATGGGTTGTCTTCACAATCACAAAAATGCAAATGCACAGATGTTAACTTACCGTTGCAGTGGTATTCGAAAAGAAATCCGCATATGGCCTTGGGGTTATGACCCATCTAGAAAGGGACCCAtttccaagtgaagaaaaattCATTAAGTGAACCTGCAAGCATTCCAATCACAAAATGTCATTATCATAAAGTAACAATGCACGCGAACAGGAAGAAGTTAGCTTGAAATGTTTAATTTTCTTGGTACTTTGGGAAGTTGACACATGACAAAAGTCTTACGTCTATGACCTACATATATCCCAACCTACACCGGCCAACTGATCTAGCCATGATTGTATATGCATATAGTTAATTGCATCTCCATTAGcatcaaatttataaattaatctTAAAGCTGTAACTAAGCCCCAATATTTCCTGCACATTGATGACCATTTTCTAACCTGCGATGTATTAACATCTAACTCATGAGCTATGCGTTCAGCTAACTCTGTAATGTAAGGCTTCATATCCGTGTAGCTCATGTTAAATGAAATGGCAATTGTTATTTGAGCAATTTGGAGTTCACCTGCACATTCAAGGCAATCATTGGAGATTAGTCGTTACTCATTAGTGAGCATATAAGCTACAAAGCAATCACACTAAtttctgaaaaataaaataacatgatGAACTACTTTATGTAAGTTTAACATCTATCCATGCTTAAACATGACGTCTCTGCATATActtgaaataataaaattagatCATTAGGAGATAATATTACCTTGATGAATATTATCCTGCTGCGACGCAGATGGAGCAACCGAAGGCGCAAATGCTTTGGTTAAATTTGTTACATCTGAATTTGAAGGCACTGGTGGTGGGGCATCAGAGACGTGTAGTCTTTCCCATAACTCGGAACAATTTGTTTTCCAGAAACCAATTTTTGAATTCTCACGATCATACATAACAAGAGTGTTACGGACAAAGATACCTACACAAACACAAATAGTTAGGATATATCACTAAGTGTTAGACACACCCATAACTCATAAGCTGTCAATCTAACACAAAAACTAAGGAAAAATATTTCCAATCACCACAAAGTATGAAATGAAATGGAGTTGCCCACAGTAAATTAGTTACCTCCTAAAAGAGTAGTTGGATCCCTTCCATTTGAGAAAACCCCCAGACAATATGCACCCCGTACTTTTGAATGCTTTATAAAAAGATAGCCCCAAGAAAAGTAGAAATTAGGAAATCAGTCAACCTGTAAACACAGCTAAAGATACTAATTTTCAGGAGATACTAACCCGAAACAAGTAATTTTCAGGAGATAGCAACAACTTGTGACCACTTTCAAATACCATGTCAACGACTGGAAAGCTTTTAGAGAGTTGAGAGACATTTCTGAAATACAAGTAAATTCGAATTGTTAATAATGTTGCAATAGGCTTTTATGTGTTCAATACATAATAATGATACAGACATACATTCCAGCACCAGAAAAACATATATCCTTATAATTTGGATCTGGACCACTAATTTGCTTCAAAGAGTTGTGTTCCTTCATAATCTGCATAACAGGTAAATACAAAAGCAAATTCATCAGACATATAAGATAAAGTTTATCATTACAgcttttccaacaaaaaaaaaaagtttatcttTACAggatacttttttttattgtaaagtcTAACAGGATATCCGGCTATAATTGTGAAACCAGAATGTGTTAGCAGCAATAATTTCTATAATGGATATATGATTCATAAACAATAACAGTAGAGACAGTTCCTCTTTCACAATTAACCATTTTATAACCCTCTTCATCAATTTATTTTAACTCAACACCTGATGACGCAGGACTCGAAGATGACTCTATGTTTGAAAGCAAGAAATGCAATTCAGAACATTCTACAATGATATTTTGAAAGGACTTACAGCACGTTTAAAAGCAATAAATGCAACTTCTGGTAGGTATGCATAAGTAGTGCCACTATCCAAGACAGTTCCATGCTTCCCATCAAAAACATCTGAGTTTAGCTGCAATTTCTTCCCCGCAACATGTAGCTCCTTCAAATTGATATTGTAATATGGACTGTTGCCATCCCGAAACTAGAGTAAATGTGAGATTAATCAAATgcattttttaagaaaatgcaTGAAATCTCATATCTGTCAGATAAGAAAGAAAATTTGACACTCACCTTCTATCAGGATCTGAATGTGTAAAGACCATGTCTGCTGGGGAAGATATTCCACCAAGAATCATAGCACCTCCACCAACATCCATTCCACCATAGCATAGTGAGAATGAATTACTTATTACCTTTTTATCAACCAATTGATCCATGATACTTAGATCTCCACGACCCAAACCCATGATGCCATCAGCTCGCTGACTATAGATATCACCAGTCTCATCGTTTTCACAACCAAAGACAGCACGTTGGGGAGAAAGCTCACTCAAATTTCCAAAGGACACAACATCCTCACCAAGGACTCCACTGCTACTACTCATTTCAGCATATTGTCTATCATACATACACTGCGTCCTGTCATTGTTACAGTTGCAATCCGGTGTGCATTTTACCGGTTGATAAGTTTCCGACAAGTCAGGCTGGAACTTCGGAtcctattaaaataaaatcaggCATAAATCACAAGAATTGCACACACACAGAAACAACAAAttctaaaacaaaattattccTTTTCGCACCCATTATTTCAAGATGgaataaataatattcattgaCAAAACCAGTATCCAGTACTCATAGTCATAGCTGCCAATTGCCATTCCTCCATGTTCTACCTCTCCATTTTCATAACTTACATAAAACGAACATCCCACAGCCGGTAGTGCACAAGTACACAAACTCCGTAGCAAATCAAATAATCATATAAAGCCTTGTACAAGTAGGTTTTGAATAAACCATCAACCCAGTAAATTATCACTTTCTCTctaatttagtctctaaaatatataaaaaataatacttaaTCCTTAAATTATATGAAATTCTTCACTTCAGTCCGTGCTATTAAGATGTTAGAGACTAACCTGATAGATTTTCATATACTCTAGCGACTACAACAAaagattttcatatattttatttccatACTAAATTGAAGAGAGAGTAATACTTTAGATAGTAAATTAatgatttattcatttttttttttgtttacaatagcCTATTACCCAAatcccctcaccactagaccaaacctagtggcttaatgATTTATTCATTTCTTTACTAAAATCGCAAGTCATATCTACAAACCAATAGAAATTCTTCTACACAAACTCAATAGAAATTCTTCTACACAATAATCAACCAATATAATCATTAATTTGATTGAAGACTTCtataattgaaaacaaaaatggaaTTGAAGAATTATTACCTGGTGTCTACCACAGTGTTCACAAGTAGAACAAGGAACATACGTAACAGTACTCCCCGTATCAACAATAAGCGCAAATCTCTGCGGAGGAGTACCGATCCAAAGCCGCGTCGTATAGTATCTACATAATCGaattccacaaaaaaaaaaaaaattaaattaaattaaaatcgcGTTCAAAATGAAATTGTACAGGAAATGAAAGATTCTAACCCGTTTATAAGAAGATCATCGTAGAGTCGCATACGAGCGTTAGGATGGTGTTGTGATTCGGATCTCTGGAGTTGACGGCGAGGATTGAACGATGAGATTGAAGAAACTGGTGGAGAAAGATGCAGAGGGAGAATCATGGCGGGACGAGAGTCACGAGAGGCGTTACGATGAGTTTTTGGGAAGAGTAAGAGGTTGTTGGGGTTAATAGAGAGAGCGAAGTTTATGAGGTGTAGAATTAGAAAGAAGATTGAGATGAATTGAGTCGGTGCCACCGCCATGATAAGTTAGTTATGCGCGCGTGATGGCGCTGATCGGAACGGAATAGAGAGAGCGAAGAGATGATGCGAGAACACGGTGGTGGCCTTTAATTCTCAATTACGGAAAGAAGGAAGGAGGGAAGTCAAGTTATTATGTGTGCTTGAATCAACATGGCTATTtcatatgtttttaaaataattataatagtaatagtatttattttttcttgagttaaaagattttttttcttaatctaGTAAATATGTGAAAGTGAAAGGCAATAagaaaaggacaaaaaaaaacgGGATCTGTGATCTTTCTactaagttcagcgtcaatcatcgCTAGATCAACTAGCGATTGATTCAACtatcattttcaatttcattcattGCTAACATGAACCGTCtaacagagaaaaaaaatactaatttaataaataattattaagatTAACCGTTTCAGAAGCCTAGAGTTGTCTATTTGGGAGATATTTCAGTTAAAAAATGTCTGGTTTGCTAACCGGATGATAAATCTCATAGCAAGTCCAAATGGGATAATTCTTTAATTATAACTATTTATGTAGTATCGATTGCGATTTGTTAATggtataaaacttttttttttttgggtttttcaccaccagtttattCTGGTTTGAGAGTTAGTTCTGTCATCatgtggttccagccccctcccccaatcgcagttgcgggggatcgaaccgtggtcctccctaccaaattcagcgccaatcaccactgaaccaactaacgattggtaacttctttaatgaaataaatatgACAAAAATGTCCTGCCATTCAtatgttattttttagtttccacaaaatttgaaaattagttTTTACGGTTGATAACGGTAGATATCCAATTTACGTCAAACATGTTACTTTTTTGGTTGATAATGATAAAA
It contains:
- the LOC123906364 gene encoding aspartic proteinase 36-like, translating into MAVAPTQFISIFFLILHLINFALSINPNNLLLFPKTHRNASRDSRPAMILPLHLSPPVSSISSFNPRRQLQRSESQHHPNARMRLYDDLLINGYYTTRLWIGTPPQRFALIVDTGSTVTYVPCSTCEHCGRHQDPKFQPDLSETYQPVKCTPDCNCNNDRTQCMYDRQYAEMSSSSGVLGEDVVSFGNLSELSPQRAVFGCENDETGDIYSQRADGIMGLGRGDLSIMDQLVDKKVISNSFSLCYGGMDVGGGAMILGGISSPADMVFTHSDPDRSPYYNINLKELHVAGKKLQLNSDVFDGKHGTVLDSGTTYAYLPEVAFIAFKRAIMKEHNSLKQISGPDPNYKDICFSGAGINVSQLSKSFPVVDMVFESGHKLLLSPENYLFRHSKVRGAYCLGVFSNGRDPTTLLGGIFVRNTLVMYDRENSKIGFWKTNCSELWERLHVSDAPPPVPSNSDVTNLTKAFAPSVAPSASQQDNIHQGELQIAQITIAISFNMSYTDMKPYITELAERIAHELDVNTSQVHLMNFSSLGNGSLSRWVITPRPYADFFSNTTATSMISRLSEHRMQLPDTFGSYKLLDWNAEPSSKRTWWEKYYWVVGLAVLLTMLLGVSALGIFLIWKNRQKAEHSYKPVDAAVPEQELQPL